The DNA segment TCGCTCCTTCCGATCGCGGCATACGTCTGTACGACCGCGAGGAAACGGCGCGCAGCAGGCTGAATATCTCGCTCATCCGCTCGCTTATGAAAGCAGATGCGCGGGTAAGCATGTCATTCCGCGTCTACATACAATGAACGGCCAGTCGCATGCGACTGGCCGTTTCTTTAGTCATTCTTCTCGACGAAATCCGCCGCGAACCGCTGTGTCCTGCTGCCGCTCGCGATCGTAATGATTCCTGTCGAATGATCGATCTCCTTCACCTTTCCGTAACGCTTCTTGCCGTTGCGATTCGCAAAGGTATAGACATCCTGCCCGATATGGAACTTCCGCGCTGCGTCGATACGGGCCTGCTCGATGGGATGCCGGGGTTTCGTAGCGATAGAACTGATGAGACGAGCCATCAGGGTATTCTCCTTTCGTTTTGTCCAGATGCACCATATCACGCAGGTGCGGATCATCAAGACCGGCTAGCGCAGTTTCCAGTCCGGATCCATGCGTACCAAGAGCTTCTCGGCTTTCATCGGGTCCTGCATGAGTTCGAAGACGGTCTTCTCCATACGCATCGATTGCGAGCCCTTGATGAGGACGACGGTATCGGAGTCGAGATCGTGTTCGATCTCCTGCCCCGCACGCACGCTCTCACCTTGATCGTACTGACGCAGCTGCGCCTCCGGCATGCCGATGTCCAGCGCTGCTTCGCTGATACCCTTCGCGCGGAAGCCCACCGTGATGAGCATGTCGGCGCATTTCGTCGCGTGCTCGCCTATCTGTTTGTGCGCCTCCTTCGAGAAGCGACCGAGCTCGAGCATATCTCCCAAGATCGCGATCTTGCGCTTGAAGCCCTTCAATTCCTTCAGGGTATCGAGCGCCGACATCGCCGCAGCCGGCGAGGAGTTGTAGGTATCGTCGATGAGGAGCGAGCCGCGGACCCCGTCAAGCAATCGCATGCGGCCCGGCGGCGGTGCCCAACGCGCCAATGCTTCTGCGGCGGATTCCTGTGCGATGCCCGCGACTTCCGCGACGGCGAGCGCGGCGAGCGCGCTGTAGATACGCGGCTTGCCGAGCGCGCCGAAGACGCTCACTTCGATGCGCGAGCCGGAATGTTCCGAATAGAAATGCATGCCGACCGGATGCTTGTCCTGATACTGGATGCCTGCATCCGCAGCGACGAACGCATTGAAGCCGTCGAAGCCGAAGCTGGTCGATATCTCACGATATTCCTCAAGGATGCGCTGCGTATGCACCTCATCGCCGTTGATGATGAGGATGCCGTCGTGCTTCAGGTGTTCTGCAAGACGCTTCTTCTCTTCGGCGAGCGCATGCGGCGAATTGAAATATTCGACGTGCACCGGGATATCCGGAATGGAGGTGATGACGGCAACGTCCGGACGGAGCCATTTGGCGATCGTGCGTATATCCCCCGGCCTGTCGGCCCCGACTTCGACGACGAGCCAATCCGGATAGGGTGCGCGCGAAACTGCCGCCATGAATCCGTACACGATATTGAGAAGCCAACGCCACGCCGACCCCCATCCGCTCTCGAGTCCGAGGATGGTGAGCGGCACGCCGAGCTCGGAGTTATAGCTCTTCTCGCTCTTGCGCACGAAGCGGCCGTTTTCGGAAAGCACGCAGAAGATCGCATCCTTGGTCGAGGTCTTCCCCGCACTGCCGGTCACCGCGATGATCTTCGGGTTCTTGCGCTTGAGGAGGAGCTGCGCCTCGGCCGTGAGTATCGCGACGACCGTCTTCCTCAGGAATGCATGCATATCGTCCCCGTATTGTAATCGACAAAACGGCAAAGGTAGACTTGCCGCCTGTGAATTTTCGCTCTATGGTTTCGGTAGGAGGTGTGCCATGGACGCATCTGAGCTACCGAAAGGCGAGACGAAAGCCACCGTTATCTACAAGGAAAGCAGCGACAACATCATCGTGCAGTTCGATGACGGCCGTCGTATGCAGGTTTCGTGTGCCGCACTGTATATCCAGAAAGGCATGTCGATCACCCTGATCGTCGGCGAGAGCGGGTTCTGGATCTCGTACAAGGATCCGCGCGGACACGATACCCTTCGCGCCGCAAAAGACGCTGCTCCTTAAAAGAAAAGCCCCGCACGATGTGCGGGGCTTGTTAATTAATGATTCTGTCTCCTTTGCTTCGGAACAGATACGGCGCAAGAATAGCACCCAATGACCACGCTCCGAGACCAAACACCATAATATAGGCTTCACTCGTACCGTATCGCGCCATCAGTTTCATTCCTTCCCACATATAGATGACATACACGCTACTCGCTATGTAAAAAAGATATTCTTCGACGGGAAGACCGAATATACGGTAGCCGAGCGTCTGTGCCGGATGGAATTGCCACAGCCATACGCGATCACTCTTGCCATGACGGGTCGCCCACACATCCCAGATGCTTCCGATAATCGTAACGAGCACGATGAATGGCACTAGCTCATCAATCTTCACGACATCGGAAAGAGCGTATGCCGCTACTGATGTCGGAACGCAGAACACGAGA comes from the bacterium genome and includes:
- a CDS encoding UDP-N-acetylmuramoyl-tripeptide--D-alanyl-D-alanine ligase, whose product is MHAFLRKTVVAILTAEAQLLLKRKNPKIIAVTGSAGKTSTKDAIFCVLSENGRFVRKSEKSYNSELGVPLTILGLESGWGSAWRWLLNIVYGFMAAVSRAPYPDWLVVEVGADRPGDIRTIAKWLRPDVAVITSIPDIPVHVEYFNSPHALAEEKKRLAEHLKHDGILIINGDEVHTQRILEEYREISTSFGFDGFNAFVAADAGIQYQDKHPVGMHFYSEHSGSRIEVSVFGALGKPRIYSALAALAVAEVAGIAQESAAEALARWAPPPGRMRLLDGVRGSLLIDDTYNSSPAAAMSALDTLKELKGFKRKIAILGDMLELGRFSKEAHKQIGEHATKCADMLITVGFRAKGISEAALDIGMPEAQLRQYDQGESVRAGQEIEHDLDSDTVVLIKGSQSMRMEKTVFELMQDPMKAEKLLVRMDPDWKLR
- a CDS encoding lycopene cyclase domain-containing protein, which encodes MKKRRNPFKKYYYLATLILVFCVPTSVAAYALSDVVKIDELVPFIVLVTIIGSIWDVWATRHGKSDRVWLWQFHPAQTLGYRIFGLPVEEYLFYIASSVYVIYMWEGMKLMARYGTSEAYIMVFGLGAWSLGAILAPYLFRSKGDRIIN